A stretch of Pseudophryne corroboree isolate aPseCor3 chromosome 9, aPseCor3.hap2, whole genome shotgun sequence DNA encodes these proteins:
- the LOC134956889 gene encoding uncharacterized protein LOC134956889: MSRDKQPRSPPSPTHSDLSLHSNEEWEPTQEGDTTDQACSDQPRSSRAHEKTKKKPSRKARSQPEEQSEEEASGEDAGPKKPRGPRYTEAENCALVDGVDRSYDVLYGPRAQTTAARTKRNIWDAIASQVTAVSGNRRSTRNCMKRYSDCRRQTKKKMGIQRRHETATGGGPALNLKWLPWENVIRRRMNPAMVEGVRGGVDSSRPAGFPKEEELPRRRKKAGDKQSKRRPDDRPAQRTSPARRTSPARGPTPAQQASTAARGPTPAQQASGARRSSPVRHRSSSHSLSPVHQTTSARRLSPVGQTSAHRTSPVRHTPSATTPQDGRQTTAPARRSSPDRRISRSSGTVTEEPQDTTLVDPSPDLFESTGLTDETFLGFEDSRADVSSQTLEKSSDTRTSEAPGAAAPQDGEVVPRTSSGLASGIGSYYRPDLLLQESSEDDEVEVQQAAVATSLSAQMQVVADVQEGQNPSTVQRVHTLASEITSRQDTYTNVVGSRRDNIERTMEKMSNSLLEMQKALADSTATMLQVRMEDHRETMDVLHILAESMSRLVENTTCLAHSNTNMSESHRQSSSSQQLIATTLQMIYDKLPEPAHQHAGDPFPPSQATRTPRTLPQLPSQYRQSQMYQGYTGMYPTHQMPPPPAATSTAAWAQRPSQRTTQPPRTSTPHTQEEHQDPDRLPP; this comes from the exons atgtcaagggacaagcagccccgatcccccccttcccccacccactcggatctatccctgcatagcaacgaggagtgggagccgacccaggagggggatacgaccgaccaggcatgcagtgaccagccgcggtcgtcaagggcccatgagaagactaagaaaaagcctagtagaaag gcaagaagccagccagaggagcagtcggaggaggaagcctctggtgaagatgcaggaccgaaaaagccgcgtggccccagatacactgaggcggaaaactgtgctctagtggatggcgtcgacaggtcctacgacgttctgtatggaccaagggcacagaccacagcagctaggacaaagcgaaacatctgggatgccatcgcgagccaagtcactgcagtatctggaaaccgccggagcaccagaaactgcatgaagcggtacagtgattgccgcagacagaccaaaaagaagatggggattcagcgccgacatgagaccgcTACGGGAGGTGGACCGGCTCTCaacctgaagtggctaccctgggagaatgttattagaaggcgcatgaaccctgccatggtcgaaggagttcgcggaggtgtggactctagccgtcctgctggctttcccaagGAGGAAGAactgcccagaagacggaagaaggcgggagataagcagtccaaaaggaggcctgatg acaggcctgcccagaggacatcacctgcgcgcaggacatcgccagcgcgcggaccgacacctgcgcagcaggcatcgacagcagcgcgcgggccgacacctgcgcagcaagcatcaggagcgcgcagatcttcacctgtgcgccacagatcGTCATCGCacagtttgtcacctgtgcaccagacgacgtcggcgcgcagactatcacctgtgggccagacatcagcgcacagaacttcacctgtgcgccatacaccgtcggcgaccacaccacaagatgggcgccaaactacagctcctgcgcgcaggtcatcaccagatcgtcgtatctccaggagctctgggactgtgactgaagagcctcaagacacaacccttgtggacccatcacccgatctgtttgagtctacagggttaacagacgagacttttcttgggtttgaggacagccgtgcagacgtatccagccagacccttgaaaagtcttcagatacgaggacaagtgaagctcctggagcagcggcaccacaggatggagaag tggtgccacggaccagcagcggactagcttcgggaattggttcctactacaggccggatctcctcctacaggagtcgtcagaggatgacgaggtggaagtgcagcaggctgcagttgctacatccctgt ctgcccaaatgcaagtggtggcagacgtccaggaagggcagaatccctcaactgttcagagggttcacaccctggcatcggagattacttcccgccaggatacgtACACAAATGTCGTTGGAAGCAGAcgggacaacattgagaggacaatggagaagatgtcaaacagtctgcttgaaatgcagaaggctcttgccgacagcacggccacaatgctacaggtcagaatggaagatcatagggagactatggacgtccttcacattctggccgaatccatgaGCCGGCTCGTGGAGAACACAACATGTCTGGCACACAGCAAtaccaacatgtcggagagccatcgacaatcctcatccagccaacagctcatcgcaaccacactgcagatgatctatgacaagctcccagaaccagctcatcaacacgctggtgatccatttCCGCCGTcacaagccacaaggacgcctcgtacccttcctcaactaccatcccagtacagacagtcacagatgtaccagggatatacagggatgtaccccacccaccagatgcctccaccaccggccgccacatctacagccgcatgggcacagaggcccagtcaacgtactacccagcctcccaggacatcgacaccccacactcaggaggaacaccaggatccggacagacttccaccataa